One Chitinispirillum alkaliphilum genomic region harbors:
- a CDS encoding Fis family transcriptional regulator, whose translation MKKISPENYNVWIIEDDKALGNLLCEEVGDAGYNSYWTSSAENAIEKLKTDMPDLIVCDLMLPGIDGLAFLKIIQEMNPESPPCFLVITAFGTISRAVESLKAGADEFLTKPLDLEHFMITVKRLLEKKQLKEMVNRMYGFISSESFHDIFGRSEPMRLLFQQIRQVSKARGPVLILGESGSGKELVARAIHKESMRADGPFLPINCAGIPEHLLESEFFGHTAGSFTGAQNRQGIFAEAEGGTLLLDEISEMPLSLQAKLLRILQDGKLRRIGENKEQQVNVRILAATHSDVYEEVKKGNFREDLYYRLETFAIKIPPLRERGGDKELLAARFTQQFSLALKKNVTGLSEKALEIINKYHFPGNVRELRNAIERAVTFAHGEYIQPDHLPARMRKHSAKEASTVLGFPTPNDTHNLIPLEEMERKYITHVLDTVQGNKRKAAEILGIGRRTLYRKIGKSESELFQN comes from the coding sequence GTGAAAAAAATATCTCCAGAAAACTACAATGTATGGATTATAGAAGACGATAAGGCATTAGGAAATCTGCTTTGTGAAGAAGTCGGGGATGCCGGGTACAATTCATACTGGACAAGCTCAGCTGAAAACGCAATTGAAAAGCTCAAAACAGATATGCCGGACCTTATTGTTTGTGATCTCATGCTGCCGGGGATAGATGGTCTTGCTTTTCTAAAAATCATTCAGGAAATGAATCCGGAGTCCCCTCCCTGTTTTTTGGTAATCACAGCGTTTGGCACCATTTCGAGGGCTGTGGAGTCTCTTAAAGCCGGTGCGGATGAATTTCTTACCAAACCTCTTGATCTTGAACATTTCATGATAACCGTAAAGCGGCTACTCGAAAAAAAACAGTTAAAAGAGATGGTCAACAGGATGTATGGGTTTATCTCTTCTGAATCATTTCATGACATATTTGGCAGAAGTGAACCTATGAGACTTCTTTTCCAACAAATCAGGCAAGTCTCAAAAGCGAGAGGACCGGTATTGATTCTGGGTGAAAGCGGATCAGGGAAAGAACTTGTTGCCAGGGCAATTCACAAAGAAAGCATGCGTGCCGATGGCCCGTTTCTTCCTATAAATTGCGCCGGAATACCTGAACATCTCCTTGAAAGTGAATTTTTCGGTCATACCGCAGGATCGTTTACCGGAGCTCAAAATCGGCAGGGAATTTTCGCTGAAGCTGAAGGCGGAACTCTTTTGCTGGACGAGATATCCGAGATGCCACTCTCACTCCAGGCAAAACTACTCAGAATTTTACAGGACGGTAAACTAAGAAGAATCGGTGAAAACAAAGAACAGCAGGTAAATGTGAGGATTCTGGCGGCTACACACAGTGATGTTTACGAAGAAGTAAAAAAGGGAAATTTCAGGGAAGACCTTTATTATCGTTTGGAAACATTTGCCATAAAAATCCCCCCACTCAGGGAACGGGGAGGCGATAAAGAGTTGCTTGCAGCAAGATTTACCCAGCAGTTCTCACTGGCATTGAAAAAAAACGTGACAGGACTTTCAGAAAAAGCTTTGGAAATTATAAACAAATATCACTTTCCGGGAAACGTACGAGAACTGCGCAATGCAATAGAAAGAGCAGTAACTTTTGCCCATGGAGAATATATCCAACCAGACCATCTTCCGGCAAGAATGCGTAAACACAGCGCCAAAGAAGCATCAACAGTTTTGGGGTTTCCAACACCCAATGATACGCACAATCTTATTCCGCTTGAAGAAATGGAACGTAAGTACATTACCCACGTACTTGACACTGTACAGGGCAACAAACGTAAAGCAGCAGAAATACTGGGTATAGGGAGAAGAACCTTATACAGAAAAATTGGAAAGAGTGAAAGTGAGCTTTTCCAAAACTAA
- a CDS encoding sensory box sensor histidine kinase, which yields MKLFKIFTPSKSLKFTLITHIVLPLTVAFGLFGYFAFSSIEEQVEYQMQKDLELMARAIQQPLSYSLEKDRMGSVQQTLESVFAIGRVYGAYVYDKEGREIAKQGLTDPNPERQKLIQLAAEGENHGEYDRIAGRRVFSYFLPLTDTGGKIHGLLHLTRRGSDFRDHLASVRLKGIIGLSLLLIILSIIILYGHHRALGRHLNRFTSSMFRIANGDSKHRFDCSGPEEIVKLGTNFNSMLDSIEHAEQKLKRHQDDQKKLEEKLRQAERLASLGRFCAGTAHELGTPLSVINGKAQRAMRCKEISQNQYKTLSAIRDEVGRMKYIIRQLLDFSHRSPLHRTSVCPTDLFTSVISALQEEIANTNIKLSEPDIKTNTRVDAIRIQQALLNLVRNAVQSTPGGNVNCSWNLKNNNVVFFIDDDGPGIPKEIYPKIFEPFFTTKTVGKGTGLGLSVVHTIIEEHEGKIEVKESKMGGTCFEISIPHKN from the coding sequence ATGAAACTATTCAAAATTTTCACTCCGTCAAAAAGTTTAAAATTTACCCTTATCACCCATATTGTTCTACCACTTACAGTGGCATTTGGATTATTTGGATATTTCGCCTTCAGCTCAATAGAAGAGCAGGTTGAATATCAAATGCAAAAAGATCTTGAACTCATGGCCCGGGCTATACAACAACCCCTCTCCTATTCTCTGGAGAAAGATCGCATGGGTAGTGTACAACAAACCCTGGAGTCGGTTTTTGCAATTGGCAGAGTTTACGGTGCATATGTTTATGATAAAGAGGGCAGAGAAATTGCAAAACAGGGACTTACAGACCCAAACCCCGAGCGTCAAAAACTGATACAACTTGCAGCTGAGGGAGAAAATCATGGAGAATATGACCGTATTGCAGGCAGAAGGGTGTTTTCCTACTTTCTTCCACTAACCGACACCGGTGGAAAGATCCACGGACTTCTACACCTCACAAGACGAGGGAGTGATTTCAGAGACCATCTTGCTTCCGTAAGATTGAAAGGGATAATAGGCCTGAGCTTACTGTTAATCATTCTGTCAATCATCATTCTTTATGGGCATCACCGCGCTCTCGGTAGACATCTGAACAGATTCACCTCGAGTATGTTTAGAATCGCTAACGGAGACTCCAAACATCGGTTTGATTGCAGTGGACCTGAGGAGATCGTCAAATTAGGAACAAACTTCAACAGCATGCTTGACAGTATAGAACATGCTGAACAAAAACTTAAAAGACATCAGGATGATCAGAAGAAACTTGAAGAAAAGCTCCGTCAAGCTGAAAGGCTTGCTTCTCTTGGAAGATTCTGTGCCGGAACTGCTCATGAACTTGGAACACCCTTAAGTGTAATAAACGGAAAAGCACAACGGGCAATGCGCTGCAAAGAAATCAGCCAAAACCAATATAAAACACTCTCTGCAATACGGGATGAAGTTGGCAGAATGAAATATATCATTAGGCAACTACTTGACTTCAGCCATCGAAGTCCACTTCATCGCACATCAGTATGTCCAACAGACCTTTTTACTTCTGTAATTTCGGCTCTTCAGGAAGAAATAGCAAACACAAACATTAAATTGTCAGAACCCGATATAAAGACCAATACAAGAGTAGACGCTATTAGAATACAGCAGGCTCTTCTTAACCTTGTACGCAATGCTGTGCAGAGCACCCCTGGTGGCAATGTCAATTGCAGTTGGAACCTGAAAAATAACAATGTTGTATTCTTCATAGATGATGATGGCCCGGGGATACCAAAAGAAATTTACCCAAAAATATTTGAGCCTTTCTTTACAACCAAAACTGTGGGAAAAGGTACCGGACTTGGTCTTTCAGTTGTTCACACTATAATTGAGGAGCATGAGGGAAAGATTGAGGTTAAGGAAAGTAAAATGGGAGGAACATGCTTTGAGATTTCGATTCCACATAAAAATTAG
- a CDS encoding cation diffusion facilitator family transporter yields the protein MQSQNRYNDEQLHRKNQSAINRGLGSNVFLALLKTVAGVTGNSTALLADGINSISDVVYYILVKIFMLVAGKPPDPEHPFGHRQMESIAALVVGAFVVTTALAIFLDSANRVIGIVLGDVAEEAQIEIYTLYIALFTVGIKLLLSSYTKRVAQKTSSAAILALAHDHRNDIFASLGAAAGISLGMMGFLWVDPLAGSLVALVIFKTGISILSKSSSELMGTVPYEELESQIHTVLSSVTGIREIEQIRAHRFGPYFVINITIGVAGYISVKSGDEIATEVENLLVNKMDLVQQVYVHYHPATGE from the coding sequence GTGCAGAGTCAAAACAGATATAATGATGAGCAACTTCATCGCAAAAACCAATCTGCTATCAACAGGGGATTAGGCAGCAATGTTTTCTTGGCATTACTGAAAACGGTTGCTGGTGTAACGGGAAACAGCACGGCACTTTTAGCTGATGGTATAAACTCAATCAGTGACGTGGTGTATTATATTCTGGTCAAGATATTCATGCTTGTTGCAGGTAAACCACCGGATCCGGAGCACCCCTTTGGACATCGGCAGATGGAAAGCATTGCAGCACTGGTCGTGGGAGCATTTGTTGTTACTACAGCTTTGGCAATATTTCTGGATTCTGCAAACAGGGTAATCGGAATAGTGCTGGGAGATGTAGCTGAAGAGGCGCAGATAGAGATTTACACTCTCTATATAGCGCTTTTTACAGTTGGTATAAAGTTACTTCTAAGCTCGTATACAAAGCGTGTGGCTCAGAAAACATCAAGCGCTGCAATTCTGGCTTTAGCTCACGATCACAGAAACGACATTTTCGCCTCACTTGGAGCTGCTGCTGGCATCTCATTGGGGATGATGGGTTTTCTTTGGGTAGATCCTCTGGCCGGATCTCTTGTGGCTTTGGTCATTTTTAAAACTGGTATAAGTATTCTTAGCAAATCTTCATCAGAGCTGATGGGAACGGTTCCGTATGAAGAGCTTGAGTCTCAGATTCACACTGTTTTATCTTCTGTTACCGGGATCAGGGAGATTGAACAGATTCGGGCACATAGATTCGGGCCGTACTTTGTCATAAATATCACAATCGGAGTAGCAGGGTATATCTCGGTTAAATCAGGTGATGAGATTGCAACAGAGGTGGAAAACTTGTTAGTCAATAAAATGGACCTGGTACAGCAGGTGTATGTCCATTATCATCCGGCGACCGGGGAATAG
- a CDS encoding beta-N-acetylhexosaminidase — translation MNIIPAVKALSKKEGNLFINSIEAITFPLNESHYVRCAFALQKNISGNAGIKLPIVCGKEPNGNLIRLKYLKGSQRDESYTLKITPDGIDITGNSPVALFRGVYTFIQIQRLSGALIPLLEIDDSPDFAFRGFYHDVTRGKVPTLATLKTLVDRLAFYKINQLQLYVEHTFAFRSIPELWVDRDPLTAEEILELDAYCREHYIDLVPSLSTFGHLYELLRLKRFEHLNELEINASERPHNLWERMAHYTIDAGSDEGFNIVRTMIEEYLPLFSSQYFNICCDETFDLGKGKNRLRAEKEGVGRVYVDFVKKIMNLVTAHGKTPMLWGDIVLKYPHLISELSSEAIFLNWDYSPDVTDESVKIFRAQEVKQYVCPGVIGWSRFMNKISDASENIRRMIRYGKENQAIGVLNTDWGDCGHVNLLANSLSGMAFGAALSWNVDSFREELIFDQQFSVLEWGESQIETASLLRKLGDVYPYHFGNIYAWVKDLKGHWNIDQDIRETEEKIIEGYYIAATEISQKLKLLKSQMAQKPICHIEFDEFIWSAEAVAWTNLLLLFKKKFEFKQNVSLGTVSPQEIIERGYKLLSVYQVIWRRRNKESELRNVVSAFRLALEKMERIIRG, via the coding sequence ATGAACATCATTCCTGCAGTAAAAGCGCTGAGCAAAAAAGAGGGCAATCTCTTTATAAACAGTATCGAAGCGATAACTTTTCCGCTCAACGAATCCCATTATGTCAGGTGCGCGTTTGCATTGCAGAAAAATATATCAGGCAACGCTGGAATCAAACTTCCAATTGTCTGCGGAAAAGAACCGAACGGAAATCTGATACGTCTGAAATACCTGAAAGGGAGTCAAAGGGACGAATCTTATACCCTAAAGATTACACCTGATGGTATTGATATAACAGGTAACAGTCCGGTGGCCCTTTTCAGAGGTGTTTACACTTTTATCCAGATTCAAAGGCTTAGTGGTGCTCTTATACCCTTACTTGAGATTGATGATTCACCCGATTTCGCTTTCAGAGGATTTTATCATGATGTCACCAGAGGTAAAGTACCAACACTTGCCACTCTCAAAACCCTTGTCGACAGACTCGCATTCTATAAAATAAACCAATTACAACTCTATGTAGAGCACACCTTTGCCTTCAGATCAATCCCTGAACTGTGGGTCGACAGGGATCCGCTTACTGCAGAAGAGATTCTGGAACTCGATGCCTATTGCAGGGAGCATTATATCGATTTGGTTCCCTCACTCTCCACATTTGGTCATCTTTATGAACTGCTTCGTCTTAAACGATTTGAGCATCTTAACGAATTAGAAATTAATGCATCAGAGCGCCCTCACAACCTTTGGGAAAGGATGGCACACTATACAATTGATGCTGGAAGTGATGAGGGGTTCAATATTGTACGGACGATGATTGAGGAGTATCTGCCACTGTTTTCTTCGCAATATTTTAACATTTGTTGTGATGAAACGTTTGATCTTGGAAAAGGAAAGAATCGTTTGAGGGCAGAGAAAGAAGGGGTCGGCAGAGTATATGTAGACTTTGTAAAAAAGATTATGAACCTGGTAACAGCTCACGGTAAAACCCCTATGCTATGGGGAGACATTGTGCTGAAATATCCACATCTGATTTCTGAGCTCTCTTCCGAGGCCATATTTCTAAACTGGGATTACAGCCCTGATGTAACGGATGAATCTGTAAAAATATTCAGGGCTCAGGAAGTCAAACAATATGTGTGTCCCGGTGTTATTGGATGGAGCAGGTTCATGAATAAAATCAGTGATGCATCAGAAAATATCAGAAGAATGATTCGGTACGGAAAAGAAAATCAGGCTATCGGAGTATTGAATACGGACTGGGGGGATTGTGGGCATGTTAATTTACTTGCTAATTCTCTCTCAGGAATGGCTTTCGGTGCAGCTCTGAGCTGGAATGTGGATTCATTCAGGGAGGAACTGATATTTGATCAACAATTTTCGGTCCTGGAGTGGGGTGAATCACAAATTGAAACGGCTTCGCTTCTCAGGAAACTGGGAGATGTTTACCCTTATCACTTCGGTAATATCTATGCCTGGGTTAAAGATCTGAAAGGACATTGGAATATTGATCAGGATATAAGGGAGACCGAAGAAAAGATCATAGAGGGATACTATATTGCTGCTACTGAGATATCGCAGAAGTTAAAATTACTCAAATCCCAAATGGCTCAGAAACCAATCTGCCATATTGAATTTGATGAGTTTATATGGAGTGCCGAAGCTGTTGCATGGACAAATTTACTTCTGCTTTTCAAGAAGAAATTTGAATTTAAACAGAATGTGTCTCTGGGGACAGTAAGTCCACAGGAAATAATTGAACGCGGATACAAATTATTATCTGTTTATCAGGTAATATGGAGAAGAAGAAATAAGGAATCAGAACTAAGAAACGTTGTCTCTGCGTTCAGACTTGCACTGGAAAAAATGGAAAGGATAATCAGGGGTTGA
- a CDS encoding NUDIX domain protein, with product MDISDKEKEQFCKKFSDPVRQAGAIVYRKDDSGGIQLLLVRSRKNPVHLLFPKGHIEEGESETETARRELLEEAGVEGELAGFTGVREFRLDDRAYRVTYFVFKFEKIISDGEPGRMPSWYSIGDAVEKVSFSDLRDLIKQSIPVIENREKK from the coding sequence ATGGATATTTCAGATAAAGAAAAAGAGCAGTTTTGTAAAAAATTTTCAGATCCGGTCAGACAGGCTGGTGCGATTGTGTATCGCAAAGATGATAGTGGAGGGATACAGTTACTGTTGGTTCGTTCCCGCAAAAATCCTGTTCATTTACTCTTTCCCAAAGGACATATTGAAGAGGGGGAGAGTGAAACTGAAACTGCCAGAAGGGAATTGCTTGAGGAAGCCGGGGTAGAAGGAGAGCTGGCAGGCTTCACTGGTGTCAGGGAGTTTCGTTTAGATGACAGGGCATACCGTGTGACCTACTTTGTATTCAAATTTGAAAAAATAATAAGTGATGGAGAGCCCGGAAGAATGCCATCGTGGTATTCGATAGGTGATGCTGTTGAAAAGGTGTCTTTTTCAGATCTCAGGGATCTGATAAAACAAAGTATACCTGTGATAGAAAACCGGGAAAAAAAGTAG
- a CDS encoding metal dependent phosphohydrolase, producing the protein MTSTTKKISIDELMPGMYVEDVLNEKGLLLYNANTVVIDMSQVQKLRNHGVREVCINTALSETGSKQKEKKPSEIDLSTSFFDGLTICDFSKDYKKEINKAQMLKSRTTTLLKNCMLAAQCGNSVSASSIEMAISVLAQEVVTNQDVFFAMCRLQSNDDPIYVHSVNVAIMSAALAHSMNLSKEAVVECAVGALLHDIGKIRFPEEFRKKTGSFTKAEYDAIKQHPSLGVELLDETGVFSSVCKSIVMQHHERWNGGGYPEGISKENIMVPAMICALSDTYDNLTTKTENRRECLPQEAMALIFQGVDEEYPPYMVDAFIRLMGIYPVGSFVKLKSGEVGMVVKNDHNNLMAPVVIMCFDKKTECLKKPFMRNLASNRKDSLPPPWKIDSIVNPSEFGINVNSVLNSI; encoded by the coding sequence TTGACTTCTACAACAAAGAAAATCTCCATCGATGAGCTTATGCCCGGAATGTATGTTGAGGATGTTCTCAATGAAAAAGGGTTGTTACTTTACAATGCAAATACCGTGGTTATCGATATGTCTCAGGTTCAGAAACTGCGTAATCATGGTGTGAGAGAAGTCTGTATCAATACAGCTCTGAGCGAAACAGGGTCAAAACAAAAAGAAAAAAAGCCTTCGGAAATTGATCTTTCAACAAGTTTTTTTGATGGGTTAACGATTTGCGATTTTTCAAAAGATTATAAAAAAGAGATCAATAAAGCACAGATGCTGAAATCCCGTACGACCACTCTGTTGAAAAACTGTATGCTTGCAGCACAGTGTGGGAATTCTGTTTCTGCTTCAAGCATTGAGATGGCGATATCTGTTTTAGCTCAGGAGGTTGTCACCAATCAGGATGTTTTCTTTGCGATGTGCAGATTGCAGTCCAATGATGATCCTATTTACGTTCATTCTGTTAACGTTGCCATTATGTCTGCAGCACTCGCTCATTCCATGAATCTCAGCAAAGAGGCCGTGGTGGAGTGTGCGGTTGGTGCTCTTTTGCATGATATCGGAAAGATCCGTTTTCCTGAAGAGTTCAGGAAGAAAACCGGCAGTTTTACAAAAGCAGAATATGATGCGATAAAACAACACCCATCACTGGGTGTGGAGCTTTTGGATGAAACCGGGGTTTTTTCATCTGTTTGCAAATCCATAGTAATGCAGCATCATGAACGATGGAACGGTGGAGGATATCCTGAAGGAATCAGCAAAGAGAATATCATGGTACCTGCTATGATTTGTGCTCTAAGTGATACCTATGATAATCTTACAACTAAAACAGAAAACCGAAGGGAGTGTCTGCCTCAGGAAGCGATGGCTTTGATTTTTCAGGGAGTTGATGAGGAATACCCTCCCTATATGGTTGATGCATTTATAAGACTGATGGGTATATATCCCGTTGGCAGCTTTGTGAAACTGAAATCCGGTGAAGTCGGAATGGTGGTTAAAAATGATCACAACAACCTGATGGCGCCTGTTGTTATAATGTGCTTTGATAAAAAAACAGAATGTCTCAAGAAACCGTTTATGAGAAATCTTGCTTCAAACCGCAAAGACTCTTTGCCTCCGCCCTGGAAAATAGATTCAATCGTAAATCCATCGGAGTTTGGTATTAATGTCAATTCTGTTTTAAACAGCATTTAA